One genomic window of Arachis hypogaea cultivar Tifrunner chromosome 8, arahy.Tifrunner.gnm2.J5K5, whole genome shotgun sequence includes the following:
- the LOC112706844 gene encoding uncharacterized protein, whose translation MAIAGVHSVAVIDSTLLRESHSQLSGRRGDGGGRGGARSSSLLQMWREIEDEHMAGQVQGRSGELLIRQRSDGLISDLSQDDASRRGEGEGHMIEDAISGENESETWSQSQSQNDSRDDEHEGLGNSNCESSSDLGEVERERVRQIFREWMNSGAGDHRASNVPRGSGGSRRQWLGETEQERVSIIREWVQMSSQQRVVSSSENREDQSSEIGNQIERVRDGFVVNQHEGQSEHTRRGIRRLRGRQVLLDMLKKAEVERQREVQELFEHRAVSRFPHRNRIQALLRGRFLRNDRSTDNNRSTSIAESELGLLRQKQTVSGLREGFFSRKDNTGCSQATSNVSDASSDTDGDVNAIEHAGASSSQTVPSVHAKKSESNNDGSDGIGISGRENCFQQSTYENLDCQDSGAYANEIDQALASSVEVEGSDSIGQNVVMDTEDASSGLTQQRLQIEGRDSNMQVNVVHIEQSELGGITDNESYLSHHSNSIEGNIAADVDWDVSVAPEVEQPEEAISENEGSDWHQTSIEWSSTEDGVDNNQLGGSSNELPPNTFGNEDGENSRLQEGPEVWQEDSGFQEAVEIWLGGPSDHEAAPVGRIHGFYFPEDDNVYSVELRELLSRRSVSNLLRSSFRESLDQLIQSYVERQSHANVEWELQETTTPFSPSAAQELEQQNRDPIVGTQDAVNSSLGRQPLPPPPPPPPIWDHRRSRHDRWSPHDINNQRLGMEWDVINDLRVDMVRLQQRMNNMQRMLETCMDMQLELQRSIRQEVSAALNRSTGSSGTRDHDSPDDKSKWECVRKGVCCICCESNIDSLLYRCGHMCTCSNCANDLHRSGRKCPMCQAPVVEVIRAYSIL comes from the exons ATGGCTATTGCTGGTGTGCATAGTGTGGCTGTGATTGACTCTACACTTCTTAGGGAGTCTCATTCTCAGTTATCAGGTAGGCGAGGGGATGGAGGAGGGAGGGGAGGTGCCCGTTCATCTTCCCTCTTGCAAATGTGGCGAGAAATCGAGGATGAACACATGGCGGGTCAAGTTCAGGGGAGGTCTGGGGAGTTGTTAATTAGGCAGAGGAGTGATGGATTGATCTCGGACCTGTCGCAGGATGATGCCTCTCGGAGAGGAGAAGGTGAAGGGCATATGATAGAAGATGCAATTTCGGGTGAGAATGAATCAGAAACATGGTCACAGTCACAAAGTCAGAATGATTCTCGTGACGATGAACACGAGGGTTTAGGCAATTCTAATTGTGAGAGCTCTTCAGATCTTGGAGAAGTTGAAAGGGAAAGAGTGAGGCAAATTTTCAGGGAATGGATGAATAGTGGTGCTGGGGATCATCGTGCATCAAATGTTCCCAGAGGAAGTGGTGGTTCAAGGAGACAGTGGCTTGGGGAAACTGAGCAGGAGAGGGTGAGTATCATTAGGGAGTGGGTACAGATGAGTAGCCAGCAGAGAGTTGTGTCTTCTAGTGAAAACAGGGAAGATCAATCTTCGGAGATCGGTAACCAAATTGAACGTGTTCGGGATGGATTCGTTGTTAATCAGCATGAGGGCCAATCTGAGCATACACGGAGGGGAATCCGTAGATTGCGTGGCCGGCAGGTTCTGCTTGATATGCTCAAGAAGGCTGAGGTGGAAAGGCAAAGAGAAGTTCAGGAGTTGTTTGAACACCGGGCTGTATCCCGTTTCCCCCACCGCAATCGCATTCAG GCATTGCTTAGAGGCAGGTTCTTGAGAAATGATAGATCAACTGATAATAACAGgtccacttccattgcggaaagTGAATTAGGTTTATTGAGGCAAAAACAGACTGTATCAGGTCTAAG GGAAGGATTCTTTTCCAGAAAGGACAATACTGGTTGCAGTCAAGCAACAAGCAACGTTTCCGATGCCTCATCTGACACTGATGGTGATGTTAATGCAATTGAACATGCTGGAGCCAGCAGTTCACAAACAGTCCCATCTGTACATGCTAAAAAGTCGGAGTCTAATAACGATGGAAGTGATGGAATTGGCATATCTGGCAGGGAAAACTGTTTTCAACAATCTACTTATGAGAATCTAGACTGTCAAGATTCTGGTGCTTATGCTAATGAAATTGATCAGGCATTGGCTTCAAGTGTTGAGGTTGAAGGCAGCGATAGCATTGGACAAAATGTTGTTATGGATACTGAAGATGCTTCTAGTGGCCTCACCCAACAAAGGTTGCAAATTGAAGGTAGAGATAGCAATATGCAGGTAAATGTGGTACATATTGAGCAATCTGAGCTGGGTGGTATAACCGATAATGAAAGCTACTTATCACATCACAGCAATAGTATAGAGGGCAATATTGCTGCTGATGTGGATTGGGATGTATCTGTTGCTCCAGAAGTAGAGCAACCAGAAGAGGCTATTTCTGAAAATGAAGGAAGTGACTGGCATCAAACTAGCATTGAATGGAGTAGCACTGAGGATGGTGTTGACAATAATCAACTCGGTGGCTCATCAAATGAACTACCTCCAAACACATTCGGAAATGAAGATGGAGAAAATTCTCGCCTACAGGAAGGGCCTGAAGTGTGGCAGGAGGACAGCGGCTTTCAAGAGGCTGTAGAAATTTGGTTGGGAGGACCTTCTGATCATGAAGCAGCTCCAGTTGGTAGAATTCATGGATTTTATTTTCCCGAAGATGACAATGTGTACAGTGTCGAACTCAGGGAACTGCTAAGTAG GAGAAGTGTCTCAAACCTCCTTCGCAGCAGTTTTCGTGAAAGCCTTGATCAGTTGATACAATCATACGTTGAAAGGCAGAGTCATGCTAACGTTGAGTGGGAGCTGCAAGAAACAACCACCCCTTTCTCTCCCTCGGCAGCACAGGAGCTTGAGCAACAGAACAGGGATCCGATTGTTGGTACTCAGGATGCTGTTAATAGCTCACTTGGTCGTCAACCCTTGCCGCCGCCACCTCCGCCACCGCCGATATGGGATCACCGCCGCTCACGTCATGACAGATGGTCACCTCATGATATAAATAATCAACGCCTAGGAATG GAATGGGATGTCATTAATGACTTGAGAGTTGACATGGTTAGGCTACAGCAAAGAATGAACAATATGCAGAGAATGCTGGAGACCTGCATGGATATGCAGCTTGAGTTGCAACGCTCAATAAGACAAGAGGTTTCTGCGGCCCTAAATCGCTCAACTGGTTCATCAG GAACACGTGACCATGATTCACCAGATGATAAATCCAAATGGGAATGCGTGAGGAAAGGGGTTTGCTGCATTTGCTGCGAAAGCAATATTGATTCTCTCTTGTACAG ATGTGGACATATGTGCACATGTTCTAACTGTGCTAATGATTTGCACCGAAGTGGAAGGAAGTGTCCAATGTGTCAAGCACCAGTTGTTGAAGTAATTCGTGCTTATTCCATACTATAG
- the LOC112706845 gene encoding uncharacterized protein: MGPKRGQKVVIKSTRKVVQESVQVSIVGSSSKRTRRGNNKDIQTSDEVVGEENVRIIPVQEVTPQPKDASTTTVTTQQDDQGEQEHNAETEEQNIDTTATAVSQKEEPKEPSSKEDDEKKAKTHERNDGKGKKKRRKRSSGEGYKRYVYMVLKQVHPDMGISSQAMTVLNNLMGDMFERLADEASKLKTYTGHMTLSSREIQGAVKLVLPGELGKHAIAEGAKAVTNYISHDA, from the coding sequence ATGGGTCCAAAGCGTGGTCAGAAGGTGGTGATCAAATCCACCAGGAAAGTTGTCCAAGAAAGTGTTCAAGTTTCGATTGTGGGCAGCAGCAGCAAACGAACAAGAAGAGGGAACAACAAAGATATTCAGACAAGTGACGAGGTTGTAGGAGAAGAAAATGTGAGGATTATTCCAGTTCAAGAAGTGACTCCTCAACCCAAAGATGCAAGTACCACCACTGTCACTACTCAACAAGACGACCAAGGAGAACAAGAACATAATGCTGAAACagaagaacaaaatattgacacTACTGCCACAGCTGTTTCTCAAAAAGAAGAACCCAAAGAGCCATCATCTAAAGAGGATGATGAAAAGAAAGCTAAGACCCATGAAAGGAATGATGgtaaagggaagaagaagagaagaaagaggtcAAGTGGAGAAGGATATAAGAGATATGTGTACATGGTGTTGAAGCAGGTACACCCTGACATGGGAATTTCTTCACAGGCCATGACTGTTCTGAATAACTTGATGGGTGACATGTTTGAAAGGCTAGCTGATGAGGCTTCCAAGCTAAAAACATACACAGGGCACATGACATTGTCATCAAGGGAGATTCAAGGGGCAGTGAAGCTGGTTCTGCCTGGGGAGCTTGGAAAACATGCCATTGCTGAAGGGGCCAAAGCTGTCACCAACTATATATCCCATGATGCCTGA